The proteins below are encoded in one region of Fibrella aestuarina BUZ 2:
- a CDS encoding PKD domain-containing protein — protein MAQGGTPAARYVPRAGGRAPAPFHRRDFPFHRGWPPGLAGGPGTFVSVNNKSAATATPRMKTILYTYSQPVRLTNRWSLLWLIASLLLVSSCKKETDTTPRPVGTVVANAGPDQPVQVGQTVTLDGSASTDTDNKPLTYLWTIVRKPAKSTITLSDVAAVKPTFKADEVGEYEIELTVSSANGKATDRVVVAASVAEPIAITSNITVKTNLIDRIANPDLPDYIVTKSIDVTSELTINPGVVIAFERDVRVNVNDGGGLLIAKGTAQQRIKLMGVQKTKGYWVGIALYSGSNANVLEYVDVLHAGSRPLYSTTKAALFMSGGSKAQIALKNTQFAQNDGYGVYVYEGGILREFQENAFTNHTEAGILLDAANVAKLDPASTFKGNNGRDVVEVTPSAITGAQEVVWPGFTDKTPYRLTGDLSVNAGFKLNPGVTLEMNRDVTILVNTSGYLSAKGTETDKVIFTGANRTAGYWRGIICYSANNKNALDHAEVSHAGSVAIVSGKKANVAIYGTRAAMSITKTRISNSGGYGVFVSYGASANTDLSTANTFTSNTADNVLIEK, from the coding sequence ATGGCTCAAGGCGGTACCCCGGCGGCCAGGTACGTTCCCAGGGCGGGTGGCCGCGCACCTGCGCCGTTTCACCGTCGGGATTTTCCGTTTCATCGAGGTTGGCCGCCCGGCCTGGCGGGCGGGCCGGGTACGTTTGTGTCGGTAAACAACAAATCGGCAGCCACTGCCACCCCGCGCATGAAAACGATACTATACACCTATTCCCAACCCGTTCGTTTGACCAACAGATGGTCGCTGTTATGGCTGATAGCCAGCTTGTTACTAGTAAGTAGCTGCAAAAAAGAGACCGACACCACCCCTCGGCCGGTGGGCACGGTGGTGGCCAACGCCGGGCCCGATCAGCCGGTACAGGTCGGGCAAACGGTGACGCTCGACGGCTCGGCCTCGACCGATACCGACAACAAACCCCTGACGTACCTGTGGACGATCGTTCGCAAGCCCGCCAAGAGCACCATCACGTTGTCGGACGTGGCGGCCGTCAAACCAACGTTCAAAGCCGATGAGGTAGGGGAGTACGAAATTGAGCTGACCGTCAGCAGCGCCAATGGCAAAGCAACCGACCGGGTCGTGGTGGCCGCGTCGGTGGCCGAACCGATTGCCATTACCAGTAACATCACGGTCAAAACCAACCTCATCGACCGGATCGCCAACCCCGACCTGCCCGACTACATCGTGACGAAATCAATCGACGTAACGAGCGAACTGACCATCAACCCCGGCGTGGTGATTGCCTTTGAGCGCGACGTGCGTGTAAACGTAAACGACGGCGGTGGGCTGCTGATCGCGAAAGGAACCGCCCAACAGCGAATCAAGCTAATGGGCGTGCAGAAAACCAAAGGCTATTGGGTGGGCATCGCGCTCTACTCGGGTAGCAACGCCAACGTGCTGGAATACGTCGACGTGCTGCATGCCGGGAGCCGCCCGCTCTACAGTACGACCAAGGCCGCCCTGTTTATGTCGGGTGGGAGCAAGGCCCAGATTGCGCTGAAAAACACCCAGTTTGCCCAAAATGACGGCTATGGCGTGTATGTGTATGAAGGGGGGATTTTGCGGGAGTTTCAGGAAAACGCCTTTACCAACCACACCGAAGCGGGTATCCTGCTCGACGCCGCCAACGTGGCCAAACTCGACCCGGCCTCGACGTTCAAAGGTAACAACGGCCGCGACGTAGTCGAGGTAACGCCCTCGGCCATAACCGGCGCGCAGGAAGTGGTGTGGCCCGGCTTTACCGACAAAACGCCCTACCGCCTGACGGGTGACCTGAGCGTGAACGCGGGCTTCAAACTCAACCCCGGCGTGACCCTGGAAATGAACCGCGACGTAACGATCCTGGTCAACACGAGCGGGTATCTGTCGGCCAAAGGAACGGAGACCGACAAGGTGATCTTCACGGGCGCCAACCGCACGGCGGGCTACTGGCGGGGGATCATCTGCTACTCGGCCAACAACAAAAACGCGCTGGACCATGCTGAAGTCAGCCATGCGGGGAGCGTTGCTATCGTGTCGGGCAAGAAAGCCAATGTGGCCATTTACGGCACCCGGGCGGCCATGAGTATCACCAAAACGCGCATCAGCAACAGCGGTGGCTACGGTGTTTTTGTGAGCTACGGCGCTTCGGCCAACACCGACCTCAGTACGGCCAATACGTTCACCAGCAACACCGCCGACAATGTACTGATCGAAAAGTAA
- a CDS encoding sensor histidine kinase, which translates to MTYEVWSPLFLGMVLSMLLANLVQWFMYRERIYGLYTLYTTVWAVYFTINHIELPKNISNVYKVLLSYSGYILYLELAKLFLDLSQRPRLRRWIGWVQVALLLYILTKTYVYLFTDFWQTNLHSLLLQPVRFSLMGVGGYIIVTFYRSKDTVARLFVAGTASLLLNHLITTLLLIRSPNYSLQMPFWQHPDLFVQMGVVFDLIFFALGISYRHRREAVRKAVVEEQLAREREQHQREHLEAALSLERLKQEKTEVQMRALQSQINPHFLFNSLNSLSSLIDESPGQAGDFVDELSSVYRYLLRTNDGELTTVGLELRFIQSYFHLLKTRYGRRVRPDVAVPDTYLEALLPPLTLQLLVENAVKHNIALPDQPLTIRIGITPDGQLLVENNVQRRPIRVESNGVGLSNITDKYRLLNRAEPRIEEVDGWFRVTLPLLHTQQAVRTVVPPRIGNK; encoded by the coding sequence ATGACCTACGAAGTCTGGTCGCCCCTTTTTCTGGGTATGGTGCTGTCCATGCTGCTGGCCAATCTGGTGCAGTGGTTCATGTATCGCGAGCGGATCTACGGCCTATACACGCTGTATACCACGGTTTGGGCCGTTTATTTCACCATTAACCATATTGAACTGCCCAAAAACATCAGCAACGTGTACAAGGTCCTGCTGTCGTATTCGGGCTATATACTATACCTGGAACTGGCCAAACTCTTCCTCGATCTGAGCCAACGCCCCCGGCTGCGGCGCTGGATCGGGTGGGTGCAGGTCGCGCTGCTGCTGTACATTCTGACGAAAACGTATGTGTATCTGTTCACCGATTTCTGGCAAACCAACCTGCACAGCCTGTTGCTACAGCCGGTGCGGTTCTCGCTCATGGGCGTGGGGGGCTACATCATCGTTACGTTCTACCGATCGAAGGACACGGTAGCGCGGCTGTTTGTGGCGGGCACGGCGTCGCTGCTGCTCAACCACCTCATTACCACCCTACTGCTGATCCGGTCGCCGAACTACAGCTTACAGATGCCGTTCTGGCAACATCCCGATCTGTTTGTGCAGATGGGCGTGGTGTTCGACCTCATTTTCTTTGCTTTGGGTATCTCCTACCGGCACCGGCGCGAAGCCGTGCGAAAGGCCGTGGTGGAAGAGCAACTGGCCCGCGAGCGCGAGCAGCATCAGCGCGAACACCTCGAAGCCGCCCTGTCGCTTGAACGGCTCAAGCAGGAAAAAACCGAGGTGCAGATGCGGGCGCTGCAAAGTCAGATCAATCCGCATTTTCTGTTCAACAGCCTCAACTCGTTGTCCTCGCTGATCGACGAAAGCCCGGGGCAGGCGGGCGATTTTGTCGACGAACTAAGCAGCGTTTACCGGTATCTGCTGCGCACCAACGATGGCGAGCTGACCACCGTTGGCCTGGAACTGCGGTTTATCCAATCGTATTTTCACCTGCTCAAGACCCGCTACGGGCGGCGGGTTCGCCCCGACGTGGCGGTGCCCGACACGTACCTGGAGGCTCTGCTTCCGCCGCTGACGCTGCAACTGTTGGTAGAAAACGCCGTCAAACACAACATCGCCCTGCCCGATCAGCCCCTCACGATCCGCATCGGTATCACGCCCGACGGGCAGTTGCTGGTGGAAAACAACGTGCAGCGCCGCCCGATCCGGGTTGAGTCCAACGGGGTTGGCCTGTCGAACATCACCGACAAGTACCGGCTGCTCAACCGGGCCGAGCCGCGCATCGAAGAGGTCGACGGCTGGTTTCGGGTTACGTTACCGCTGCTCCACACGCAGCAGGCCGTGCGGACGGTCGTTCCGCCGCGCATTGGGAACAAATAA
- a CDS encoding response regulator — MIYVVDDAADYLFLVQQVFKLFLPQYPVRFFADGLDLMQHIDQTKNPPLPSLIVLDVDMPKLSGPQTLERLKQRPGWKVVPVVMVSNRTDEQFVLACYKAGACSYLVKPLDITELRRTMELLSQYWVDLNRLPADRLL; from the coding sequence ATGATCTACGTGGTTGATGATGCGGCTGACTACCTCTTTCTGGTGCAGCAGGTTTTCAAACTATTTCTGCCTCAATATCCGGTGCGGTTTTTCGCGGATGGGCTCGACCTGATGCAACACATTGATCAGACGAAGAATCCGCCCCTGCCCAGCCTGATTGTGCTGGACGTAGATATGCCCAAACTGAGCGGTCCCCAGACCCTCGAACGCCTCAAACAACGGCCGGGCTGGAAGGTAGTGCCGGTGGTAATGGTCAGCAATCGTACCGACGAGCAGTTTGTACTGGCCTGCTACAAAGCCGGGGCCTGCTCGTACCTGGTCAAACCGTTAGACATTACCGAGTTACGGCGAACCATGGAGTTGCTGAGCCAATACTGGGTCGACTTGAACCGGCTCCCAGCCGACCGTCTGTTGTAA
- a CDS encoding CheR family methyltransferase, whose product MSQRKTSTKTPDKPEADRLFVVGLGASAGGVEAISTFMEHVPADSGMAYVVILHLSPDYDSQLTQILQGVTPLPVTKVTGKTQVLPNHVYVIPPDQHLQMEDDHLLVIPNTSIEERRAPVDIFFRTLAESHGGQAIAVILSGTGANGSMGIKRVKEKGGAVFVQNPREAAFSEMPRNTIATDLVDEVLPVSQIPARLLAYRQSLGTVEIKLEAQHRPEDQQQALREVFTQLRLRTGHDFSNYKRPTLLRRLERRIHVRNLPDLPAYVAFLRENVDETQALLKDLLISVTNFFRDSAVFTALEQDIIPALTRPRAQGGLRIWVAGCATGEEAYSLAMLCAERTMDVLDAPKVQIFATDIDDEAIAIAREALYTINDAADVSPERLRRFFTKEGDEYRIRREIREMVLFANHNVLKDPPFSRIDLVSCRNLLIYLNHTAQERVMETFHFALKPGGYLVLGLSETVDGSNDLYATVSREHHLYQSRQVATRSYPVPESTPLLAKEKKRSLEPIAETENRPAIRMNYGDLHQQLLEQYAPPSIIVNEEYDILHISDRAGAYLHVAGGEPSKNLLKLIRPELRLELRTAFYQAQQQQTNVDVRNLRLQQGDRLETITIHVRPVLREGDPARGFFLVIFEPVNAEPDTVENVLTSVEPVARQLEQELIRAKTQLRASNEHHELQAEELKASNEELQAMNEELRSAAEELETSKEELQSINEELTTVNQELKVKVEEVSLTSNNFQNLINSTDIATLFLDRSLRVNLFTPAARQIFNLIPSDFGRPLTDITNRLDYQQLQADAEAVLDTLQPVEREVQTGEGRLFIMRVLPYRTAEDRINGIVLTFIDITQRKVAEEALRLSQQQQAFLLALTDILRPLTNPTDIQYQACRLLCRHLKASRVDYAEVQPDSQVVVMSRQYPDGPADRYTTTVSPALLAQLQAGHTLVHDDVASDPTRASAENEAGPIRPVGTTVNVPVLKGGQLVAILFGHFQQAHNWSDDELALLEETAERTWAAVESARAEANLRESEEKYRSLFSAVNEAFALCQLIVDEAGQPVDYRMVDVNPAFTAMTGITAQAARQHSARALLPDLEPWQIERYGRVALQGETYRFESRAESIDRWYDAYAASVGPLNNGLFTLVFKDITEGKRREANAVFLADVSEVFAHLTVSDDVMKVVGEKMAAYFGTSRLTFTRVDEAADQATVLYDVHHPDLPDSLGDWRMSDLISPGFVHQFRDGRPIVVNDRQAYAHPVAPAETYLRLDEGAQLLAPMLSDGQWRFVVTLYKQEPYAWRADEIDLLEDLAPRLYLALERLQLETLKQQTLVQQTEELANVGSWEYDRQQQQFTWSAGMYRLFELAPDQPIQPALYETFAIEEDKDKARRLITYLHEGENSFNSIFRIKVGDRVKTLRIKAGVIGEGPQTRVMGVDLNISEQLEAQQQIRQTAENLQAVLDSSPAAIGLLKAVRDEASPEQVSDFRLAVGNRKLSEFFGQPLDTLLGESTSRFCELLWGDETLAILRHVHQSGEPVYREQPMPTNDRWVAISVTRQDDGVVLTGLDITGLKQIQAQNQQWLSELKESRQTTDALSELRASLQHRTELLRAVSHDLRGNFGVIAGSLQLLSIAASEAERSQMMDMALRNVKEATSMLTELLDYARLETGQEQRQLETVDVSELLQKIGQGFQPIADEQQLQLRVDGPATLTTEGDPIHIHRMVQNLVINALKYTHRGEVTLRWGDEPTQERWWCSVSDTGPGLDPELVTQLNTNSQRNAGVSVADARPAPGGETGWTALRGEGIGLRIVQQLALLLEARLQVTSQLGMGTEFVISFPKQYNNS is encoded by the coding sequence ATGAGCCAACGAAAAACATCGACCAAAACGCCCGACAAACCCGAGGCCGACAGGCTATTTGTTGTGGGACTCGGCGCATCAGCGGGCGGCGTCGAAGCGATTAGTACCTTCATGGAGCACGTGCCGGCCGACTCCGGGATGGCGTATGTGGTCATTCTGCACCTCTCGCCCGACTACGACAGTCAGCTAACCCAGATCTTGCAGGGGGTGACGCCGCTGCCCGTTACGAAGGTGACCGGTAAGACGCAGGTGCTGCCCAACCACGTGTACGTCATCCCGCCCGATCAGCACCTGCAAATGGAGGATGACCACCTGCTGGTCATCCCCAATACCAGCATTGAAGAGCGGCGCGCTCCGGTCGATATTTTCTTTCGTACCCTGGCCGAATCGCACGGTGGGCAGGCCATTGCCGTGATTCTGTCGGGCACGGGGGCCAACGGGTCGATGGGTATCAAACGGGTGAAGGAAAAAGGGGGGGCGGTGTTTGTGCAGAATCCGCGGGAGGCGGCTTTCAGCGAAATGCCCCGCAACACCATCGCCACGGACCTGGTCGACGAAGTGCTGCCCGTGAGCCAGATTCCGGCCCGGCTGCTGGCCTACCGGCAAAGCCTGGGCACCGTCGAGATCAAGCTGGAAGCCCAGCACCGGCCCGAAGATCAGCAACAGGCGCTGCGGGAGGTGTTTACCCAGCTGCGCCTACGTACCGGGCACGACTTTTCCAACTACAAACGCCCCACGCTGCTGCGTCGGCTGGAGCGACGTATTCACGTTCGTAACCTGCCCGATCTGCCGGCTTACGTTGCTTTCCTGCGCGAAAACGTGGATGAAACGCAGGCGCTGCTGAAAGACCTGCTTATCTCGGTAACCAACTTCTTTCGCGACAGCGCGGTCTTCACCGCCCTCGAACAGGACATCATCCCCGCCCTGACCCGGCCCCGGGCGCAGGGTGGCTTGCGGATCTGGGTGGCGGGCTGCGCTACCGGCGAAGAAGCCTATTCGCTGGCGATGCTCTGCGCCGAACGAACGATGGACGTGCTGGACGCCCCCAAGGTGCAGATTTTTGCCACCGACATCGACGACGAAGCCATTGCCATTGCCCGCGAGGCCCTCTACACCATCAACGACGCCGCCGACGTATCGCCCGAACGCCTGCGCCGCTTTTTCACCAAAGAAGGCGATGAATACCGCATCCGCCGGGAAATCCGCGAGATGGTGCTGTTTGCCAACCACAACGTTCTCAAAGACCCGCCTTTCTCCCGGATCGATCTGGTCAGTTGCCGCAACCTGCTGATCTACCTGAACCATACCGCGCAGGAGCGGGTGATGGAAACCTTCCATTTTGCGCTCAAACCGGGCGGCTACCTGGTGCTCGGGCTGTCGGAGACCGTCGATGGGTCCAACGACCTCTACGCCACCGTCAGCCGCGAGCATCACCTCTACCAGAGCCGGCAGGTGGCCACCCGCTCGTATCCCGTGCCGGAGTCGACGCCGTTGCTGGCCAAAGAGAAAAAACGGTCGCTGGAGCCCATCGCTGAAACCGAAAACCGGCCCGCCATTCGGATGAACTACGGCGACCTGCACCAGCAACTGCTGGAACAGTATGCGCCACCCTCGATCATCGTCAACGAAGAATACGACATCCTCCACATTTCCGACCGGGCCGGTGCCTACCTGCACGTGGCGGGTGGCGAACCCTCGAAAAACCTGCTGAAGCTCATCCGGCCCGAGCTGCGGCTCGAATTGCGCACGGCCTTTTATCAGGCCCAGCAACAGCAAACCAACGTCGACGTCCGCAACCTGAGGCTGCAACAGGGCGATCGCCTCGAAACCATCACGATTCACGTGCGCCCGGTGCTGCGAGAGGGCGACCCCGCCCGGGGCTTCTTTCTGGTGATTTTCGAGCCCGTCAACGCCGAGCCCGACACCGTCGAGAACGTGCTGACCTCGGTGGAGCCGGTGGCCCGCCAGCTGGAACAGGAGCTGATTCGCGCCAAAACGCAACTGCGGGCCTCCAACGAACACCACGAGCTACAGGCCGAAGAGCTGAAGGCCTCCAACGAAGAGTTGCAGGCCATGAACGAAGAACTGCGCTCGGCGGCGGAAGAACTGGAAACCAGTAAAGAAGAGTTGCAGTCGATCAACGAAGAACTGACGACCGTCAACCAGGAACTGAAGGTCAAGGTGGAAGAGGTGTCGCTCACGAGCAATAACTTCCAGAACCTCATCAACTCCACCGACATCGCCACGTTGTTTCTGGACCGGAGCCTGCGGGTCAACCTGTTTACCCCGGCGGCCCGCCAGATTTTCAACCTCATTCCGTCGGATTTTGGCCGCCCCCTCACCGACATCACCAACCGGCTCGATTACCAGCAGTTACAGGCCGATGCCGAAGCCGTGCTGGACACGCTGCAACCCGTGGAGCGGGAAGTGCAGACCGGCGAGGGACGCCTGTTTATCATGCGGGTGCTGCCCTACCGGACGGCCGAAGACCGGATCAACGGCATCGTGCTCACATTTATCGACATCACCCAGCGCAAAGTGGCCGAAGAAGCCCTGCGGCTGAGTCAGCAGCAACAGGCGTTTCTGCTGGCCCTCACCGACATCCTGCGCCCGCTGACCAACCCCACCGACATTCAGTACCAGGCGTGCCGGTTGCTGTGTCGACACCTGAAAGCCAGCCGGGTCGACTACGCCGAGGTGCAGCCCGATAGTCAGGTTGTGGTGATGTCGCGCCAGTATCCCGATGGCCCCGCCGACCGCTACACGACTACTGTCAGCCCGGCGTTGCTGGCTCAACTACAGGCGGGGCATACGCTGGTACACGATGACGTCGCCAGCGACCCTACGCGCGCATCCGCCGAAAACGAAGCGGGACCCATTCGGCCGGTGGGCACGACCGTCAACGTACCCGTACTGAAGGGCGGGCAACTGGTGGCCATTCTGTTCGGCCATTTTCAGCAGGCACACAACTGGTCGGATGATGAGCTGGCCCTGCTGGAAGAAACCGCCGAACGTACCTGGGCGGCCGTCGAAAGTGCGCGGGCCGAGGCCAATCTGCGGGAGTCGGAAGAAAAATACCGCAGCCTGTTTTCGGCGGTCAACGAGGCCTTTGCCCTCTGCCAGCTGATTGTCGATGAGGCCGGGCAACCCGTCGATTACCGGATGGTCGACGTGAACCCGGCCTTTACGGCCATGACCGGCATCACCGCTCAGGCGGCCCGGCAACACAGCGCCCGCGCGTTGCTGCCCGACCTGGAGCCGTGGCAGATCGAACGCTATGGCCGGGTGGCGTTGCAGGGCGAAACGTACCGCTTTGAAAGCCGGGCCGAATCCATCGACCGCTGGTATGATGCCTACGCGGCGTCGGTTGGCCCCCTGAATAACGGCCTGTTTACGCTCGTTTTCAAAGACATCACCGAGGGCAAGCGGCGCGAAGCCAACGCCGTCTTTCTGGCCGACGTGAGTGAAGTGTTTGCGCACCTGACCGTTTCAGACGATGTGATGAAGGTGGTCGGCGAAAAAATGGCCGCTTACTTCGGCACCTCGCGCCTCACCTTCACCCGCGTCGATGAAGCGGCCGATCAGGCTACGGTACTCTACGACGTCCACCACCCCGACCTGCCCGACAGTCTCGGCGATTGGCGCATGAGCGACCTGATCAGTCCGGGTTTTGTGCATCAGTTCCGGGACGGCCGCCCGATCGTCGTCAACGACAGGCAGGCCTATGCCCACCCCGTCGCCCCGGCCGAGACGTACCTACGCCTGGACGAGGGGGCTCAACTGCTGGCGCCCATGCTGAGCGACGGCCAATGGCGCTTCGTGGTGACGCTCTACAAGCAGGAACCCTACGCCTGGCGCGCCGACGAAATCGACCTGCTCGAAGACCTGGCGCCCCGGCTGTATCTGGCCCTCGAACGCCTGCAACTGGAAACGCTCAAACAGCAAACGCTGGTGCAGCAGACCGAAGAACTCGCCAACGTGGGCAGTTGGGAGTATGACCGGCAGCAGCAGCAGTTTACGTGGTCGGCCGGGATGTACCGGCTGTTCGAGCTGGCCCCCGATCAGCCGATTCAACCGGCTCTGTACGAAACGTTCGCCATTGAGGAGGACAAAGACAAAGCCCGCCGCCTGATCACGTACCTGCATGAGGGAGAGAACTCGTTCAACTCGATTTTTCGCATCAAGGTGGGGGATAGGGTCAAGACGCTACGCATCAAGGCCGGCGTGATTGGCGAAGGGCCACAAACGCGGGTGATGGGCGTCGATCTCAATATTTCGGAGCAACTGGAAGCGCAGCAGCAGATTCGGCAAACGGCCGAGAACCTACAGGCCGTGCTGGACAGCTCCCCGGCGGCCATTGGGCTGTTGAAAGCCGTTCGCGACGAGGCCAGCCCCGAGCAGGTCAGTGACTTTCGGCTGGCGGTGGGTAACCGGAAACTAAGTGAGTTTTTCGGGCAGCCACTGGATACCCTGCTGGGCGAGTCGACCAGCCGGTTTTGTGAACTGCTCTGGGGCGACGAAACACTGGCTATTCTCCGGCACGTGCACCAGTCGGGTGAGCCCGTCTACCGCGAGCAGCCCATGCCGACCAACGACCGCTGGGTGGCGATCTCGGTGACCCGTCAGGACGACGGGGTGGTGCTGACGGGCCTCGATATCACCGGCCTGAAACAGATACAGGCGCAGAATCAGCAGTGGCTGAGCGAGTTGAAAGAGTCGCGCCAGACAACGGATGCGCTGTCGGAGCTGCGGGCGTCGTTGCAGCACCGTACCGAGTTGCTGCGGGCGGTATCGCACGACCTGCGGGGCAACTTCGGGGTGATTGCCGGGTCGCTGCAACTGCTGAGTATCGCGGCTTCGGAGGCCGAACGGTCGCAGATGATGGACATGGCGCTCCGCAACGTGAAAGAAGCTACAAGCATGCTGACCGAACTGCTAGACTACGCCCGGCTGGAGACCGGTCAGGAACAGCGGCAACTCGAAACCGTCGACGTGAGCGAGCTGCTTCAGAAAATAGGCCAGGGATTCCAGCCCATCGCTGACGAGCAGCAGCTGCAACTGCGGGTCGACGGCCCGGCGACACTGACCACGGAGGGCGACCCGATCCATATCCACCGGATGGTGCAGAACCTGGTCATCAACGCGCTGAAATACACGCATCGGGGCGAGGTGACCCTTCGGTGGGGCGACGAGCCGACCCAAGAGCGGTGGTGGTGTTCGGTCAGCGATACCGGGCCGGGCCTCGATCCTGAGCTGGTGACTCAGTTGAACACCAATAGCCAGCGGAACGCGGGCGTTTCCGTGGCCGACGCCCGCCCCGCGCCCGGGGGCGAAACCGGCTGGACTGCCCTGAGGGGCGAGGGTATCGGGCTGCGCATCGTGCAGCAACTGGCCCTCTTGCTGGAAGCGCGCCTGCAAGTGACCAGTCAGCTGGGCATGGGTACGGAATTTGTAATCAGCTTCCCCAAGCAGTACAATAACTCATAA
- a CDS encoding chemotaxis protein CheB → MKKRTIIVIGASTGGLDALKKLIGALPPDLAASVFVVWHIAPSGRGIVPDVLGRVTTIPVTNAYNGQLIQTNHIYIAPPDHHLLLEDGYVRVSRGPKENRFRPAIDPLFRSAAYIYGNQVIGVVLTGALDDGTAGLWTIKQRGGLALVQDPAEAEVPSMPESAIREVAVDYVLPIARLATTLTRLVGEDVPEAAPVSPADDKRTAIEIGIAAEAKALDTPIFEFGQLSPFTCPECHGVLTVLKEGTLSRFRCHTGHAYSADTLLASLTEAVEDRLYDAIRGMAESVMLMNHIGDHYAEANQPRQAAFYFQRAKEAEQRIDLVRRVALSQQTLSQENIDQPEPVADSPPAS, encoded by the coding sequence ATGAAGAAGCGAACGATCATTGTTATTGGGGCCTCGACGGGTGGGCTCGACGCACTGAAGAAATTAATTGGCGCGCTACCGCCCGATCTGGCGGCGTCCGTGTTTGTGGTCTGGCATATTGCGCCGTCGGGGCGGGGGATCGTGCCCGATGTGCTGGGGCGCGTAACGACGATACCCGTAACGAATGCCTACAACGGCCAACTCATTCAGACCAATCATATTTACATTGCCCCGCCCGACCATCATCTGTTGCTGGAAGACGGCTACGTGCGCGTCAGCCGTGGCCCGAAAGAGAACCGCTTCCGCCCCGCTATCGACCCGCTCTTTCGCTCGGCTGCCTACATCTACGGGAATCAGGTGATCGGCGTGGTGCTGACGGGCGCGCTCGATGACGGAACGGCGGGCCTGTGGACCATCAAACAACGGGGCGGGCTGGCGCTGGTGCAGGACCCCGCCGAAGCCGAGGTGCCGTCGATGCCCGAAAGCGCTATTCGGGAAGTGGCGGTCGATTATGTCCTGCCGATCGCGCGCCTGGCCACAACGCTGACCCGCCTGGTAGGGGAGGACGTACCTGAGGCGGCCCCGGTCAGCCCCGCCGACGATAAACGAACGGCCATCGAAATTGGGATTGCCGCCGAAGCAAAAGCGCTGGATACCCCTATTTTTGAGTTTGGTCAGCTAAGCCCCTTCACCTGCCCGGAATGCCACGGTGTGCTGACGGTGCTAAAAGAAGGGACATTGTCGCGGTTTCGCTGTCATACCGGGCACGCCTACTCGGCCGATACCCTGCTGGCCTCCCTCACCGAGGCCGTTGAAGATCGCCTCTACGACGCCATCCGCGGCATGGCTGAAAGTGTCATGTTAATGAACCATATTGGCGACCATTACGCCGAGGCCAACCAGCCCCGGCAGGCCGCTTTCTATTTTCAACGAGCCAAGGAAGCTGAACAGCGGATCGACCTGGTGCGGCGGGTGGCCCTAAGCCAGCAGACGCTGAGTCAGGAAAACATCGACCAGCCCGAACCCGTTGCCGACAGCCCACCGGCATCCTGA
- a CDS encoding RNA polymerase sigma factor codes for MYAIPSTKQTLSDELVIQNYFTTRPSYCFELLYNRYQQKVYRRCLSMTRDAELAQDYAHDIFIRMFSRLDKFQGRSSFSTWLYSIAYNYVLDQLRLTKRLPVAQLDESYEYPTFRQDDGAETLEASLQQLGKAMSSISSQDASILRLKYQDGLDVRQIGSQLKIQESAVKMRLKRSRDRVKRLCDVAY; via the coding sequence ATGTACGCCATCCCGTCAACAAAGCAGACTCTCAGCGACGAACTCGTTATCCAGAACTACTTCACGACCCGACCCAGCTATTGTTTTGAGTTGCTGTACAACCGCTACCAGCAGAAGGTGTACCGGCGCTGTCTGTCAATGACCCGCGACGCCGAACTGGCCCAGGATTACGCCCACGATATTTTCATCCGCATGTTTTCCCGGCTGGACAAATTCCAGGGTCGCTCATCCTTTTCGACCTGGCTGTATTCGATTGCCTACAACTACGTGCTCGACCAACTGCGCCTGACCAAACGCCTGCCAGTTGCCCAGTTGGACGAAAGCTACGAATACCCCACCTTCCGCCAGGACGACGGTGCCGAAACGCTGGAAGCGAGCCTGCAACAGCTGGGCAAAGCCATGAGCAGCATCTCGAGCCAGGACGCCAGCATTCTGCGGCTCAAATACCAGGATGGCCTCGACGTGCGGCAGATTGGCTCGCAGCTCAAGATTCAGGAAAGCGCCGTGAAGATGCGCCTCAAACGCTCACGCGACCGGGTGAAGCGCCTGTGCGACGTAGCCTACTAA